The following proteins are co-located in the Castor canadensis chromosome 5, mCasCan1.hap1v2, whole genome shotgun sequence genome:
- the Ndufb4 gene encoding NADH dehydrogenase [ubiquinone] 1 beta subcomplex subunit 4: protein MSFRKYKPADLATLPSTLDPAQYDVSPETRKAQAERLAIRARLKREYLLQYNNPNRRGHIEDPALIRWTYARSANIYPNFRPTPKNSLLGVLFGIGPLVFLYYVFKTDRERKEKLIQEGKLDRTLSISY from the exons ATGTCGTTCCGAAAGTATAAGCCGGCGGACCTGGCAACTCTGCCCAGTACCCTCGACCCAGCTCAGTACGACGTATCTCCGGAGACCCGGAAGGCGCAAGCCGAGCGGCTGGCCATAAGAGCCCGACTGAAACGCGAGTATCTCCTTCAGTACAACAACCCCAACCGCCGAGGGCACATC gaAGATCCTGCCTTGATTCGTTGGACCTATGCAAGATCAGCAAACATCTATCCGAATTTCAGACCCACTCCCAAGAACTCACTCCTGGGGGTTTTGTTTGGAATTGGACCCCTTGTCTTTTTGTATTATGTTTTCAAAACTGATAGG gagagaaaggaaaaacttaTCCAGGAAGGAAAATTGGACCGAACACTTTCTATCTCATATTAA